In Sphingomonas sp. R1, a single genomic region encodes these proteins:
- a CDS encoding GAF domain-containing protein: MPLAANLQADGAKCPQVRSNFYSPAPYPEDEAYRQHVVQRLLERSLPLEPLQTAVDAAADLFRVRYAAMTLLDEARQWLPARRGLDVDFTSRAVAFCGHTIHADAPMIVKDARVDERFAGNPLVLGAAEIRSYVGIRLMVSGAAVGALCVLNDAPLPEVPSERIDQLRELASGVVRAIEDRLKVQVGSSGASDASSIVRLAYRGNDNV; the protein is encoded by the coding sequence ATGCCGCTGGCGGCAAACCTGCAAGCTGATGGCGCTAAGTGTCCGCAGGTGAGATCAAATTTCTATAGCCCCGCACCTTATCCTGAAGATGAGGCGTACCGCCAGCACGTCGTCCAGAGGCTGCTCGAGCGGAGCCTGCCCCTGGAACCGCTTCAAACGGCTGTGGATGCCGCGGCGGACCTCTTCCGCGTGCGCTATGCCGCCATGACGCTGCTTGACGAGGCCCGTCAGTGGCTGCCGGCCCGACGCGGTCTGGATGTTGACTTCACGTCGCGAGCGGTGGCGTTCTGTGGGCATACCATACATGCCGATGCGCCGATGATCGTCAAGGACGCTCGCGTGGACGAGCGGTTTGCCGGCAATCCCCTCGTTCTTGGCGCCGCAGAGATTCGTTCGTACGTCGGCATACGCCTGATGGTATCGGGTGCCGCGGTCGGCGCGCTGTGCGTCTTGAACGATGCTCCCCTACCCGAAGTGCCGTCGGAGCGGATCGATCAGCTACGCGAGCTGGCGTCCGGGGTCGTTCGAGCGATCGAGGATAGGCTCAAGGTTCAAGTAGGGTCATCCGGGGCGTCGGATGCGAGCTCGATCGTTCGACTTGCCTACCGGGGGAACGACAATGTTTAA
- a CDS encoding ArsR/SmtB family transcription factor, producing the protein MKDDLLDFTTRASAFLKVLAGRTRSMLIWELLDGEKSVTALAEAVGASATAVSQQLAILKGEGLVSSRRCGQKVFYSLTSEEARRFVSSILEILLHNARNADTLAQPRAA; encoded by the coding sequence ATGAAGGATGATCTACTCGACTTCACGACCCGGGCTTCTGCATTCCTCAAGGTTCTGGCGGGGCGGACGCGCAGCATGTTGATCTGGGAGCTTCTAGACGGCGAGAAGTCAGTCACGGCACTGGCCGAGGCCGTCGGTGCGAGCGCAACAGCTGTTTCCCAGCAGCTCGCGATCCTGAAAGGGGAGGGCCTCGTATCGTCGCGACGGTGCGGACAGAAGGTATTCTACTCGCTGACGAGCGAGGAGGCGAGGCGCTTCGTATCATCCATTCTGGAGATTCTTCTGCATAATGCGAGGAACGCGGACACCTTGGCGCAGCCAAGGGCAGCCTAG
- a CDS encoding diguanylate cyclase, whose protein sequence is MILALAALASLLMLSSSEMENGYRWVQHTQRVLELTSHPVDLVRRAESELRASIISDDPSFSSDTPALLRNASKDLNELVRITSDNSHQNDRAQKLRDAVGRRIGFMQFGLSQLSAGKYAHLSKAQMQERSRQAEALMAQVENSKNEMLQAERALLSARTSRAESLFRYNRRSVAFGVPLIILLIVGSKIYMVRAIRRPTAEMLNAMNAFGRGDLSARMHDHKIGAAEFSSIANGYNQMAERLGAAMEQQRVSEDHLHLANVALEERSSALETRSAVVERLDAMSLRLLASRSDAEFAKVIECFVPQVLTGSSGGVYAHSNSRNQLVRIAKWGDADDLPEWFEPDACWGLRLVRTHVIESQGTDLTCGHVPMGSKSHCEPLLAGGEVIGMIHLADILPAAERFRMTMLSREVGSALVNHLLQRDLREQTIRDPLTTLFNRRYLDETLTMELARAARGGAPMALIMCDVDHFKRFNDEHGHDAGDAVLRSVAAEMQKHFRDGDVVCRYGGEEFTIIAPGASAEAIAARVEGLRAAITNLKVRTGSVELPSVSMSFGIAGYTPAITRGADLIELADEALYRAKRQGRNRAVVAERLAA, encoded by the coding sequence ATGATCCTGGCGCTGGCCGCACTGGCATCCTTGCTCATGCTGTCCTCATCCGAGATGGAGAACGGGTATCGCTGGGTGCAGCATACGCAGCGCGTTCTTGAACTCACCTCCCATCCCGTCGACCTCGTCCGGCGGGCCGAGTCGGAACTGCGAGCCTCGATCATCAGTGATGATCCCTCGTTCTCCTCGGACACCCCTGCTCTTCTTCGCAACGCATCGAAGGACCTGAACGAGCTCGTCCGCATCACCTCGGACAACTCGCATCAAAATGATCGAGCCCAGAAGCTTCGCGATGCGGTCGGCAGGCGTATCGGCTTCATGCAATTTGGGCTCTCTCAGCTGAGCGCAGGCAAATACGCCCATTTAAGCAAGGCCCAGATGCAGGAGCGCAGCCGACAGGCCGAAGCGTTGATGGCCCAGGTCGAGAACAGCAAGAACGAGATGCTGCAGGCCGAGCGCGCACTCCTGAGTGCACGCACCTCGCGCGCGGAGTCGCTGTTCCGGTATAATCGTCGTTCGGTTGCATTCGGCGTTCCCCTCATCATCCTGCTGATCGTCGGATCCAAGATCTACATGGTCCGCGCCATACGGCGGCCGACGGCCGAGATGTTGAACGCGATGAACGCATTCGGGAGGGGCGACCTGTCCGCCCGGATGCACGATCACAAGATCGGGGCTGCTGAATTCTCCTCGATCGCCAATGGGTACAACCAGATGGCCGAGCGACTCGGTGCTGCGATGGAGCAGCAGCGAGTGAGCGAGGACCACCTGCACCTGGCGAACGTTGCCCTCGAGGAGAGATCGTCGGCTCTCGAGACAAGAAGCGCTGTGGTCGAACGATTGGACGCAATGTCGCTTCGATTGCTGGCGTCTCGCTCCGATGCGGAGTTCGCCAAGGTGATCGAGTGCTTCGTACCCCAGGTGCTGACCGGGTCGTCGGGGGGCGTCTATGCACACAGCAACAGCCGAAATCAGTTGGTTCGGATCGCGAAATGGGGTGACGCAGACGATCTGCCGGAATGGTTCGAGCCCGACGCCTGCTGGGGTCTTCGTCTGGTCCGCACCCACGTGATTGAGTCGCAGGGCACGGACCTGACGTGCGGTCACGTGCCGATGGGCTCGAAGTCGCACTGTGAGCCATTGCTGGCCGGGGGCGAGGTGATAGGGATGATCCACCTCGCCGACATTCTGCCCGCGGCTGAGCGTTTCCGGATGACCATGCTTAGCCGAGAGGTCGGCTCAGCCCTGGTGAACCACCTGCTTCAACGTGACCTGCGAGAGCAGACGATCCGCGATCCGCTTACGACGCTCTTCAACCGCCGCTACCTTGACGAGACGCTGACGATGGAGTTGGCGCGAGCGGCCCGAGGCGGGGCGCCGATGGCTCTGATCATGTGCGACGTTGATCACTTCAAGCGCTTCAACGACGAGCATGGACATGACGCCGGCGACGCCGTGCTCCGATCCGTGGCAGCGGAGATGCAGAAGCATTTTCGCGACGGAGATGTCGTCTGCCGATATGGCGGCGAGGAGTTCACCATCATAGCCCCAGGAGCCTCCGCGGAGGCGATCGCGGCCCGCGTGGAAGGCCTGAGAGCGGCGATAACGAACCTCAAGGTCCGCACCGGAAGCGTAGAACTGCCGAGCGTCAGCATGTCGTTCGGTATCGCAGGCTATACTCCGGCGATCACCAGGGGAGCCGATCTCATCGAGCTTGCGGACGAGGCCCTCTACCGGGCGAAGCGACAGGGTCGCAACCGAGCGGTCGTCGCCGAGCGGCTTGCAGCGTAG
- a CDS encoding response regulator: MALALVGLLVRLALGPTFLGFPFITFTPAVLAAGYVAGARAGLACAAASAALAWFFLVVPFEKSGVTSPHGLIAIGVFLTNAVLIVLVVSGMNRAYARAVFIEEERARSNVQLEQRVAERTHQLSEANQARLAEADARREAEARAAQADRLDAIGRLTGGVAHDFNNMLAVIIGNLELAEAKLNRGDVDVIRHIDGAMDGARRSATLTRRLLAFARLQPLDPVVTQINELIKGIEELLIRTLGERVSIECELDPDLWHVNVDPGQLEGALVNLAVNARDAMPDGGSLHIRTRNVSGSHVTDGPPDLVGHDHIVIEVTDTGTGMSEEVQARAFEPFFTTKEPGRGTGLGLSQLYGFMRQSGGGVKIRSSLGSGTTIALYLPRCEAPLAAVQRMVTARTTAPRAVGGETILVVEDEDRVRKATSETLQELGYRVLEASDGTQALELLSGSVTVDLVLSDIVMPGMSGSELADVVRRQRPEMRFLFMSGYSADQFGERSHGGDDRIDLLTKPFTRDRLARHVRKLLDSST; this comes from the coding sequence ATGGCTCTGGCTCTGGTAGGCCTTCTTGTTCGCCTCGCCCTTGGTCCCACATTTCTCGGCTTCCCCTTCATCACGTTTACGCCCGCGGTACTCGCTGCGGGCTACGTCGCCGGCGCGCGGGCCGGATTGGCCTGCGCCGCTGCCTCTGCGGCCTTGGCTTGGTTCTTCCTCGTGGTTCCGTTTGAGAAATCGGGGGTGACCTCGCCCCATGGCCTCATTGCCATCGGGGTGTTCCTCACCAACGCCGTTCTGATCGTGCTCGTCGTCAGCGGAATGAACAGGGCATATGCTCGCGCGGTGTTCATCGAGGAGGAGCGAGCGCGATCGAACGTTCAACTCGAGCAGCGTGTCGCCGAGCGTACGCACCAGCTGTCCGAAGCCAATCAGGCGCGGCTCGCCGAAGCCGATGCGCGGCGCGAAGCCGAGGCACGCGCCGCACAGGCTGACCGGCTAGACGCGATCGGGCGGCTCACGGGCGGCGTTGCGCACGACTTCAACAACATGCTCGCGGTAATCATCGGAAATCTGGAACTGGCAGAGGCAAAACTCAATCGCGGCGACGTCGACGTAATACGTCACATAGATGGAGCCATGGACGGAGCGCGACGGAGCGCGACGCTGACTCGCCGACTGCTTGCATTTGCGCGCCTTCAGCCCCTCGACCCTGTGGTCACGCAGATCAACGAACTTATAAAGGGCATCGAGGAACTGCTCATCCGAACCCTTGGCGAGCGTGTCTCGATCGAGTGCGAGCTTGATCCCGACTTGTGGCATGTGAACGTGGACCCTGGGCAACTGGAAGGCGCTCTCGTGAACTTGGCGGTAAATGCACGAGACGCGATGCCGGATGGCGGATCCCTCCACATCCGAACCCGCAACGTGTCGGGATCACATGTGACCGATGGCCCTCCAGATCTCGTCGGCCACGATCATATTGTCATCGAGGTGACCGACACTGGGACCGGCATGTCCGAGGAGGTGCAGGCGCGAGCGTTCGAACCGTTCTTCACAACGAAGGAACCGGGTAGAGGTACGGGGCTCGGGCTTAGCCAGCTCTATGGCTTCATGAGGCAATCTGGCGGCGGCGTAAAAATTCGCTCAAGCCTTGGCAGCGGAACGACTATCGCCCTTTATCTTCCCCGCTGCGAAGCCCCACTCGCGGCAGTCCAAAGAATGGTAACGGCCAGGACGACGGCTCCCCGCGCAGTCGGCGGCGAGACGATACTCGTCGTCGAGGACGAGGACAGGGTTCGCAAGGCGACTTCCGAGACGCTTCAGGAACTTGGTTATCGGGTTCTTGAAGCGAGCGACGGAACGCAGGCGCTCGAGCTGCTCTCCGGGAGTGTAACGGTCGATCTCGTGTTGAGCGACATCGTCATGCCCGGAATGAGTGGCAGCGAACTTGCTGACGTCGTGCGAAGGCAGCGCCCGGAGATGCGGTTCCTGTTCATGAGCGGCTATTCCGCGGATCAGTTCGGTGAGCGAAGTCACGGAGGCGACGATCGCATCGATCTGCTGACGAAGCCGTTCACGAGAGACAGGCTTGCACGACATGTCCGAAAGCTACTGGATAGTTCCACATGA
- a CDS encoding Crp/Fnr family transcriptional regulator encodes MQLSYPTFEERLVMRLAALTELSRSDRVKLQEAAQSSFVISEEKPLKLSGPSGRSRLLVVDGWLARSTSHQDGRRQIIGFYVPGDVISPGMALKPVITTDLTSVGQATLCPAPEGQSLARAYAAAADVEQAYLHRQVARLGRMNAFERVEDWMWEMRDRLLLSGMAQPQAFQLPITQDILADVLGLTPVHVNRTLKLLREVGVLTWRSGYVRFAHEGASSQVACEELGSRSSRASGGTPFTGQA; translated from the coding sequence ATGCAGCTGTCATATCCTACCTTCGAAGAGCGGCTGGTCATGCGGCTTGCCGCGTTGACTGAACTGTCTCGCTCGGACCGCGTCAAGCTGCAGGAAGCGGCGCAATCGTCCTTTGTCATCTCTGAAGAGAAGCCACTGAAGCTGAGCGGCCCATCCGGTCGAAGCCGGCTGCTGGTAGTCGATGGGTGGCTTGCGCGATCGACGTCCCACCAGGATGGCCGACGGCAAATCATCGGCTTCTATGTGCCGGGCGATGTGATCTCTCCCGGTATGGCGCTTAAGCCTGTGATCACGACGGATCTCACTTCCGTAGGGCAAGCCACGCTGTGCCCGGCTCCCGAGGGGCAATCCCTCGCCAGAGCGTATGCAGCGGCAGCAGATGTCGAACAGGCCTATCTGCATCGGCAAGTGGCGCGCCTTGGGCGCATGAACGCGTTTGAGCGTGTGGAGGACTGGATGTGGGAAATGCGTGATCGGCTCTTGCTCTCAGGAATGGCTCAGCCTCAGGCGTTTCAGCTTCCGATCACGCAGGACATCCTCGCAGACGTTCTCGGCCTCACGCCGGTGCATGTGAATCGAACCCTTAAGCTTCTAAGGGAAGTGGGGGTGCTTACCTGGCGATCGGGATATGTCCGCTTCGCTCATGAAGGAGCCTCTTCGCAAGTGGCTTGCGAGGAGCTTGGCAGCCGAAGCAGCCGTGCAAGTGGCGGTACACCATTCACGGGGCAGGCATGA
- a CDS encoding GyrI-like domain-containing protein, which yields MSKLDLKRERKALFSAPLNSFELMQAPAVRYLMADGHGDPNSVAAYKEAVESLYATAYAIKFMCKQEGQDFVVAPLEGLWSASDPESFTRREKDDWDWTMMIMVPDFVGEDHFTAGKVKSASRLRHLTETLRLETLEEGLCLQALHVGSYDEEGPLLAKLHDHIMRERGYNFNGRHHEVYLGDPRKTSPAKLKTIIRQPVRERP from the coding sequence ATGAGCAAACTCGACCTCAAGAGGGAACGTAAAGCGCTGTTCAGTGCGCCGTTGAACAGCTTCGAGCTCATGCAAGCGCCCGCGGTACGCTACCTGATGGCGGACGGGCACGGCGACCCAAACTCCGTCGCAGCTTACAAAGAGGCGGTGGAGAGTCTCTACGCAACCGCCTACGCCATCAAGTTCATGTGCAAGCAGGAGGGGCAGGATTTCGTTGTCGCGCCGCTCGAAGGGCTTTGGTCAGCCTCGGACCCGGAGAGCTTCACGCGTCGGGAGAAGGATGATTGGGACTGGACGATGATGATCATGGTCCCCGACTTCGTCGGTGAGGATCACTTCACGGCAGGGAAAGTCAAGAGCGCCAGCAGACTGCGGCATCTGACGGAAACGCTGAGACTGGAGACCTTGGAGGAGGGGCTCTGCCTGCAGGCGCTCCATGTCGGGTCCTATGACGAAGAAGGGCCGCTCCTGGCGAAATTGCACGACCACATCATGCGAGAGCGCGGCTACAACTTCAACGGACGGCATCACGAGGTCTATTTGGGGGACCCAAGAAAGACTTCGCCGGCGAAGCTGAAAACGATCATCCGTCAACCTGTTCGAGAGCGGCCTTAA
- a CDS encoding DUF3606 domain-containing protein, whose translation MADDRLKTGLQDRKRISLHEDYEVRDWMASFGVSKEKLTEAVHAVGDRAEDVREYLKR comes from the coding sequence ATGGCAGATGATAGACTGAAGACAGGCCTTCAGGATCGTAAGCGGATCTCGCTCCACGAAGATTACGAGGTCCGAGACTGGATGGCGTCCTTTGGCGTGTCCAAGGAGAAGCTCACCGAGGCAGTGCATGCCGTGGGTGATCGCGCCGAGGACGTTCGCGAGTATCTGAAACGCTGA
- a CDS encoding VOC family protein, with amino-acid sequence MPTPVSEPRFAILKRPGLDVVIETARAGSPTIRTVGAVKPGRPFSHNVADDPNRVIWPVSFHIGLELGDVADVRAMHHRLKRDGFVAETDVFHHERGSRFFLRAPGGVMIEFNTRADADAKFRGTFS; translated from the coding sequence ATGCCGACGCCGGTGAGCGAACCCCGCTTCGCCATCTTGAAGCGGCCAGGACTCGATGTCGTCATCGAAACTGCGCGGGCCGGTTCGCCAACAATACGAACGGTTGGGGCGGTGAAGCCAGGCCGGCCGTTCTCGCACAACGTAGCGGACGATCCGAACCGCGTGATTTGGCCCGTCTCATTCCATATAGGGTTAGAGCTCGGCGACGTGGCAGACGTTCGAGCTATGCATCATCGGCTGAAGCGTGACGGGTTCGTGGCGGAGACGGATGTGTTCCACCATGAGCGAGGATCTCGATTCTTTCTGCGCGCACCTGGCGGCGTCATGATCGAGTTCAACACCCGAGCCGACGCTGACGCGAAGTTCCGTGGTACATTTAGTTGA
- a CDS encoding inorganic diphosphatase: MTDLLKLPHRLDAEAHTCRAIIETPRGHRSKFDYDPESGLFELAGVLPAGMAFPLAIGFIPGTKAEDGDPVDILVLADEDLPVGCMVTVRLLGVIEAEQTEEGKTCRNDRLIGKVAKSHTYRDVESLQILGSAFTDDLALFFQTYNQLRGREFKVVAIGDAHRAAELIREAQR, encoded by the coding sequence ATGACCGACCTCCTCAAGCTGCCGCACCGTCTCGATGCCGAAGCGCATACCTGTCGCGCGATCATCGAGACCCCGCGAGGACATCGCTCGAAGTTCGACTACGATCCGGAGAGCGGTCTCTTCGAGCTTGCCGGCGTTCTGCCGGCCGGGATGGCCTTTCCCCTAGCCATCGGGTTCATACCCGGGACGAAGGCGGAGGACGGGGATCCCGTCGACATTCTCGTCCTCGCCGACGAAGATCTGCCTGTCGGCTGCATGGTGACGGTTCGCCTGCTGGGGGTGATCGAAGCCGAACAGACCGAGGAGGGGAAGACGTGCCGCAATGACCGGCTGATCGGCAAGGTCGCGAAATCCCACACGTATCGCGATGTCGAAAGTTTGCAGATCCTGGGCTCGGCGTTCACCGACGACCTTGCTTTGTTCTTCCAGACGTACAACCAGCTTCGCGGACGTGAGTTCAAGGTTGTCGCGATCGGAGACGCGCATAGAGCGGCCGAACTGATCCGCGAAGCTCAGCGCTGA